The following proteins are encoded in a genomic region of Musa acuminata AAA Group cultivar baxijiao chromosome BXJ2-11, Cavendish_Baxijiao_AAA, whole genome shotgun sequence:
- the LOC135626341 gene encoding large ribosomal subunit protein uL15x-like — protein MTTRFRKNRKKRGHVSSGHGRIGKHRKHPGGRGNAGGMHHHRILFDKYHPGYFGKVGMRYFHRLRNKFYCPAVNVDRLWSLVPEAVKDAAAAKGGATAPLVDVTQFGYFKVLGKGILPPDRPVVVKAKLVSKIAEKKIKAAGGAVVLTA, from the coding sequence ATGACGACGCGCTTCAGGAAGAACCGGAAGAAGCGGGGGCACGTGAGCTCCGGGCACGGGCGCATCGGTAAGCACCGGAAGCACCCTGGCGGCCGCGGTAACGCTGGCGGCATGCACCACCACCGTATCCTCTTCGACAAGTACCATCCCGGCTACTTCGGCAAGGTCGGCATGCGCTACTTCCACCGCCTTCGCAACAAATTCTACTGCCCCGCCGTCAACGTCGACCGCCTCTGGTCCCTCGTCCCCGAAGCTGTCAAGGACGCCGCCGCCGCCAAAGGCGGCGCCACCGCCCCCTTGGTCGACGTTACCCAGTTTGGGTACTTTAAGGTGCTTGGCAAGGGAATTCTGCCGCCTGACCGGCCCGTCGTGGTCAAGGCCAAACTCGTTTCCAAGATCGCCGAGAAGAAGATCAAGGCCGCCGGTGGCGCCGTCGTGCTCACCGCCTGA